In Macrobrachium nipponense isolate FS-2020 chromosome 25, ASM1510439v2, whole genome shotgun sequence, one genomic interval encodes:
- the LOC135199283 gene encoding uncharacterized protein LOC135199283, which yields MPRTFVPKGERQTDRTALKEAFQYRVETGCSIREACKKFGVKVMTLQDAVSRSRKLSDGKTFVPLHGSPHKVFTEGEETKLCEYAIKIAKMFHGLPVKELRKLAYEYALACKSPCIPSAWEREQSATRDWYYAFMARHPQLTLKASEGMSIARAVSFNKHSVGMFFYAYIEAMEKYRFSPDRIFNLDESSLNTVMKPLKVVCEKGKPVALQISRERGKSMTFVGTISAGGSFLPPVFIIPRKRWDDSFMRGTLAGSKGVLNHNGWMNGECFFQTLEHIQEKTFCSPENKILLIMDNAECHMNIKAIEYAMNNGIVIVTLPPHTTDKLQPLDVAVFGPFKLHMRGLLNDYSLVHSQTHITEHILPDFASKAWIRACTPSNVMSGFSATGIWPVNRNIFPDEVYMRAAVSDQPEPPQDNDREDHTATTSPTSHQPSNATEEPVISVSIASSSTTFDCPPPLPSRDSSITTAAIPSTSSAGLSPEDIRPYPKAAA from the coding sequence ATGCCGAGGACGTTTGTGCCAAAGGGGGAGAGGCAAACAGATAGAACAGCTTTGAAGGAGGCTTTTCAGTACCGTGTGGAAACAGGATGCAGTATCAGGGAAGCTTGCAAGAAGTTTGGAGTGAAAGTGATGACCTTACAGGACGCAGTCAGTAGATCCAGAAAGTTATCTGATGGTAAGACCTTTGTCCCTCTCCATGGCAGTCCCCACAAGGTCTTCACAGAGGGGGAGGAGACAAAGCTTTGTGAGTATGCTATCAAGATTGCAAAGATGTTTCACGGCCTCCCAGTCAAGGAGCTCCGTAAGCTGGCTTACGAGTATGCACTTGCCTGTAAGTCACCATGTATCCCGTCAGCCTGGGAGAGGGAACAGTCTGCCACCAGGGACTGGTACTATGCATTTATGGCTCGCCACCCACAGCTGACTCTGAAGGCTTCGGAAGGAATGTCCATTGCCAGGGCTGTAAGCTTCAATAAGCACAGTGTGGGCATGTTTTTTTATGCTTATATTGAGGCTATGGAAAAATACAGATTTAGTCCTGACAGGATATTCAATCTTGATGAGAGCAGTCTAAATACTGTAATGAAACCTTTAAAGGTTGTCTGTGAGAAAGGCAAGCCAGTAGCATTGCAGATTTCTCGTGAAAGAGGAAAATCAATGACTTTCGTAGGAACTATAAGTGCTGGAGGTAGTTTCCTTCCTCCAGTATTCATAATTCCAAGAAAGCGCTGGGATGACTCCTTTATGAGAGGGACACTTGCAGGATCTAAAGGTGTCCTCAATCACAATGGCTGGATGAATGGGGAATGTTTCTTTCAAACACTAGAGCATATTCAAGAGAAGACATTCTGCAGCCCAGAGAACAAGATCCTTTTAATTATGGACAATGCAGAATGCCATATGAACATCAAAGCCATTGAATATGCAATGAACAATGGCATAGTGATTGTGACTCTGCCACCCCATACCACTGATAAATTACAGCCATTGGATGTTGCTGTCTTTGGGCCCTTTAAGTTGCATATGCGAGGACTATTGAATGACTATTCCCTCGTGCATTCTCAGACCCACATTACAGAGCACATTCTCCCAGATTTTGCCTCCAAAGCATGGATTAGAGCCTGCACTCCCTCAAATGTGATGAGTGGATTTTCAGCTACTGGCATCTGGCCAGTAAATAGAAACATATTTCCTGATGAGGTCTACATGAGAGCAGCTGTCAGTGACCAGCCAGAACCACCACAGGACAACGATAGGGAAGACCACACTGCTACAACCAGCCCTACCAGCCACCAGCCAAGCAATGCAACTGAGGAGCCTGTCATTTCAGTAAGCATAGCTTCTTCCTCCACTACGTTTGACTGTCCTCCACCATTACCCTCTAGggacagtagtattactacagcTGCCATTCCATCTACCTCCAGCGCGGGCCTGTCACCAGAAGACATTCGTCCCTATCCTAAGGCTGCAGCATGA